CGAACGCTTGAAACAAATGTAAAAAAATCCAGAGGTCGTCTCTGGATTTTTGCTATGTTCAAAAATTATAAATCTTGTAAAGCGACGACTTCCAAACCATTTTCTGTCAAACGATAGATACTCGTACAGACCTCTTTTAAGAAGCGTCTGTCATGCGAAACAGTGATCAGACCGCCGGGATAGGAGGCAAAGAGTTTTCTGATTTCGGGTTGAGAAGTGGGAGAAAAATTACGTGTAGGCTCATCCAGAAGGAGAAAGTTTGGTTTGCGCAACACTAAATCCAAAAGTAGGAGTTTGCCTTGTTGACCACCAGATAAGGAGCGGATTTGGTGCTGCATCTCTAGGTAGCTGAAATTGAGACTGGCTAGGTGAGATTGGATTTTCTGTAGTTCCTCTTTTTGTCCAGTTTGGCTGAGATAGGTTACTGGAGATAGATCCAATTGTAGTTTTTTATGGTAATCTTGTGGCATAAAACCAAGTGAAATCTCTCTTTTGGCGCTGAGCAGTTGTTGCAACTTGGCTAACAGAGTTGATTTTCCAGCACCATTTGGCCCGATGATACCGATTTTATCTTGGCCACGGACCGTTAGTTGTAACTCCTGAGATAAAATGCGCTCGCCAATGGACAACTTTTCCTTTTCCAGCTGGATTAATACTTTAGAAGCTGCTAATGGTTGTATATCTGAGAAGAATAGTTGAATTTGTTCTTCTTCAAGTGGTTTTTGAGTCATAGACTGAGCTACCTTTTCAAAGCGTTTTTCTTGAGAGAGAACATTTTTCATCTTTTTAGCCAGTAAGCGCCCAGCAACATCGTTTTTAGTGTTACGCAAGGCAGTTTCTACATTTTGCTTGACGCGGCGATGCTTTTCCATGGTTTTGTCATAAGCTCTCTGGTCGTTAGCAGCTTGCTGACTTTGTTTGGCAAAACTAACCTTTCTCTGGTCACTATAGCTATCGTAGTCTAAATGCTCTACTAGTGTTTCCGCTTCTTTCCGGTGCTTGACCAGTCGTAAGTGGATAATAGTATCTGCCGTCTGAGAAAGAAAGTCTTCATCATGGGAAATGAAAATAACAGTTTGCCTCATCTTTTGAATCTGACTTTTTAGCCAATCAACCGTCTCAAGATCCAGGTCATTTGAAGGTTCATCTAAAAATAGAATCTCAAAGGGTTTTGCCAACTCATGGATGAGCTGAATTTTCAAAGCTTCGCCCCCTGAGAGACTCCCAATTTCTTGGTCGCTAGCAAAACGGTCGCTATCAAAATGCAGCTCCTCAGCCAAACGATAGAGGATACCGTAGTCTAAATCAGTGGGATCTAAAAAGAAGTAGTCATGTAGAGTCCTATTTTTTAGAATCTCGGGGAGTTTTTGAGGAATGTAGGCCAGTGATTGAAGGTCAGACTGGATGTCGCCCTTGATAGTAAAATCAGGTAAAGCTTCCCCCATTAAAGCTCGTAGTAAAGTCGATTTACCATTTCCTTCTTCACCAATAATAGCAACCTTTTCTCCGTCTTGGATAGTCATGGTTAGGTCAGATACAAGATCTCGTAGATCTTTGTTTTGTGTGATGGTCAGATGATTGATTTTTATCATATTGTCGCCCTTTCTAGAATATCTATAGTGCATAACAAAAAGCTCTACTTTATCTAGTAGAGCCCAAAGTCACTGTCAAAACTCTATTATCCTCGTTGAAAAACTCGTCAAACTAGCTTGGAGTTGCCTAACCCAACCCAAGAGGAGCATAGCTTTCTAGTTTTTCGATTTTCAATGAGGACAAGATACTAGAAAATCTAGTATAAAAAGAGCACACAAAAAGAGACAAAAACAAGATCTACTAAATAAAGATTCTTTATTTGATAGATTAGTTGTTCATGTCTCCCTTACCTCCGAGTATTAGTACCTCTATCCTATACCTTTCAGGAAATTTTGTCAATAGAAAACAAGTGATTTCAAGATCTAAAATCCAAAAACAGGTCCATAGAGAGTCAATACGTGTTTGACATGTTCGTAGTGGAACTTGTCATAGTTGCGCCAAGCAGCACGAGCTTGATCATTTAGTTTTAGGCTCCCTAGTCCAATCAGAAGACTGGTGCGTTGGTAAAATTTCTCAAGGTCGATTAAGATACTGTTGTCCAGCATTTCTGCTTTTTTTAGTTCCTTAAGCGTGGTGTTCAGCAGCTCTTGCAGTCGAAGATCATCAGCTGTTCCTTGTTTGCAGCTTTGGAAGCTTTTATTTAACTCGGAAAGGAGTTGGTAAGCTTCAGTGATGAGTGCTTTGTCTTCCATATGAGCATCCTCCTTGCTCTGATGTATTCTTGCCTATAGTATAGCACTAATAGGAAAGTTTGTCATAGTAAATATGTTAAAAAATGAGATTTTAATATCAAAGTTTGGGAGGCTGACTTATAGCCTTTTCATGGTATAATCAAGTGAGTACATCTTTATGGAGGAAATATGAAGTTAAATATTCAAGAAATTCGTAAGCAGCCTGAAGGTCTACACTTTGAACAAGCTTTAGACCTGGCAGCAGACTTGCGTAAACGGAATCAAGAGATTTTAGATGTCAAAGATATCCTTGCGGTAGGGAAGGTCCAATACGAAGACCGCATGTATTTCTTAGATTATCAACTATCTTACACCATTGTTCTTGCTTCCAGCCGCAGTATGGAGCCAGTTGAGTTGGCTGAGTCTTATCCAGTCACAGAGGTCTTCATGGAAGGAGCGACCAACCAACTGGATCAGGAAGTTCTAGATGATGACTTGGTCTTGTCTATCGAAAATGGGGAAATCAACCTTGCAGAGAGCGTAGCAGATAATATTCTGCTCAATATCCCTATCAAAGTCTTGACGGCAGAAGAAGAGGCAGGTCAAGGTTTTGTGTCAGGAAATGACTGGCAAATCATGAGTGAAGATGAATACCAAGCCCAACAAGCAGTCAAGAAAGAAGAAAATAGTCCATTTGCTGGCTTGCAAGGACTGTTTGATGGAGACGAGTAGATGGTTTTATCCAAGAAACGTGCCCGTCATGTCATAGAGGAAATTATTGCCCTTTTTCCAGATGCTAAGCCTAGTCTTGATTTTACCAATCATTTTGAACTCTTGGTTGCGGTGATGTTGTCAGCTCAGACGACAGATGCAGCGGTAAATAAGGCCACACCAGGTCTCTTCGCTGCCTTTCCGACACCACAAGCCATGTCTGTCGCGACTGAAAGTGAAATTGCTTCACACATTTCTCGTCTGGGACTGTATCGAAATAAGGCTAAATTCCTTAAAAAATGTGCCCAACAGTTACTAGACGATTTTGATGGTCAAGTGCCTCAGACACGAGAGGAATTAGAAAGTCTAGCGGGTGTTGGTCGTAAAACAGCAAATGTCGTCATGAGTGTGGGGTTTGGGATTCCTGCTTTTGCAGTGGATACTCATGTGGAGCGTATCTGTAAGCATCACGATATCGTAAAAAAATCGGCTACGCCACTTGAAGTAGAGAAACGTGTTATGGATGTCTTGCCACCAGAAGAATGGTTAGCAGCCCACCAGGCTATGATTTACTTTGGACGAGCTATCTGCCATCCCAAAAATCCAGAATGTGACCACTATCCCCAACTGTATGATTTTAGTAATGTTTAAGGGGACTCTGAAAAAGTTTTTGCTTGATTTTAAGGGTGCTTTGTGCTATAGTAAATGATAACTAAATAGTCCTTTAAACCTGTCCCGTGAGGCAGGCAAGGAGCGCGATAAAGTAGAAGGGTGAAGTCTATACTGTATACAGTAGGGCTCGCTTGGCTATACATTTCAAGTCTCCTTGTAGAAGGAGACTTTTCTTTTTGGAGGTTTGTCATGAAGACAAAAGAAGTTGTAGACGAATTGACTGTCAAACGAGCGATTACGCGAATTACTTATGAGATTATCGAGCGCAATAAAGATTTGAATAAAATTATCTTAGCTGGGATAAAAACGCGTGGTGTTTTCATCGCTCATCGTATCAAAGAACGCTTGGAGCAGTTGGAAAATATCACTGTTCCTGTTGTGGAATTGGACACCAAACCTTTCCGTGATGATGTTAAAAGCGGAGAAGATACTTCTTTGATTTCCGTTGATGTGACAGACCGTGAAGTTATCTTGGTGGATGATGTACTCTATACAGGCCGTACCATCCGTGCTGCTATTGATAACATTGTCGGCCATGGTCGTCCTGCGCGCGTGAGTCTTGCGGTGCTAGTTGACCGTGGACATAGAGAATTGCCTATCCGTCCAGATTACGTTGGGAAAAATATCCCAACCAGTCGTTCTGAAGAAATCATCGTAGAGATGACAGAACTTGATGGCCAAGACAGAGTTCTGATTACTGAAGAAGCTTAGAAAGCTGAAGGAGTAGCCATGTCAGAAAACCAACAAGCATTGAACCATGTGGTTTCCATGGAAGACCTTACAGTTGATCAAGTGATGAAATTGATCAAACGAGGAATCGAGTTTAAAAATGGAGCCCAACTTCCCTACGAGAACAAACCTATCGTATCTAATCTCTTCTTTGAAGATTCTACACGGACACATAAGTCCTTTGAAGTGGCAGAGATTAAGTTAGGATTGGAGCGACTAGACTTTGATGTGAAGACTAGTTCGGTCAATAAGGGTGAGACACTTTATGATACCATCTTGACCCTATCTGCTTTAGGAGTGGATGTCTGTGTGATTCGCCACCCAGAGGTCGACTATTATAGAGAGTTGATTGCCAGTCCAACCATTACGACTTCCATTATCAATGGTGGAGATGGTTCAGGACAACATCCAAGTCAGAGCCTGCTTGATTTGATGACAATATATGAAGAATTTGGACATTTTGAGGGGCTTAAGGTCGCTATCGCTGGGGATCTGGACCACTCACGTGTAGCCAAATCAAATATGCAAATTTTGAAACGTTTAGGCGCAGAGCTTTACTTTGCAGGTCCTGAGGAATGGAGAAGTCAGGAATTCGCAGACTATGGCCAGTTTGTAAGTATTGACGAGATCATCGATCAGGTGGATGTCATGATGTTCCTTCGCGTCCAGCATGAACGTCATGAAAGTGGAGTAGTCTTTTCAAAAGAAGGCTACCATGCGCAACATGGTTTGACGCAAGAGCGTTATGATCGCTTGAAAGAAAAAGCCATTCTCATGCACCCTGCCCCAGTCAACCGTGATGTCGAAATCGCAGACCATTTAGTTGAAGCGCCAAAATCACGCATTGTCCAACAAATGACCAATGGTGTATTTGTCAGAATGGCAATCTTAGAGTCTGTTCTGGCATACAGAAAAGCAAAATAAACACAAGACGTTAAAAGACGCCAGAGAGCGTCCACGAGAGGTGACTATATGACAAAACGACTTCTAGTATTAGAAGATGGCACAGTTTTTGAAGGCAAGGCCTTCGGAGCAGATATTGATGTAACAGGTGAAATCGTCTTTAATACAGGGATGACCGGCTATCAAGAATCCATTACAGACCAGTCTTATAATGGACAAATCTTGACTTTCACATACCCTTTGGTGGGAAACTATGGGATTAACCGTGATGACTACGAATCCATCAGTCCTACCTGTAAGGGAGTAGTAGTTTTTGAAGAAGCGCGTAGAGCCAGCAACTGGCGCAATCAAATGACCTTGGACGAATTCTTGAAAGCCAAGAAAATCCCTGGTATCTCAGGAATTGATACTCGTGCGCTTACAAAGATTATCCGTAAGCATGGTACTATGAGGGCAACCCTTACGCATGTTGGTGATACCATGGACCATATTGCAGACCAGCTCCAAGCAACAGTCTTGCCGACAGATAATATCAAGCAAGTCTCTACTAAGACAGCTTATCCTGCTCCTGGAGTTGGATTGAGTGTCGTTCTGGTAGACTTTGGTCTCAAACATTCCATTTTACGCGAACTTTCGAAACGGAACTGTAACGTGACTGTGGTTCCTTACACAACTACAGCAGAAGAAATTCTCCATCTCAACCCTGACGGCGTCATGTTGTCAAACGGTCCAGGAAACCCAGAAGATGTTCCCCAGGCCCTCGATATGATTCGTGGTGTGCAAGGGAAGATTCCAATCTTTGGTATCTGTATGGGGCACCAACTTTTTGCCATGGCAAATGGTGCCAAGACCTATAAGATGAAATTTGGTCACCGTGGATTTAACCACGCGGTCCGTGAAATCGCAACAGGACGAGTAGACTTTACTAGCCAGAACCATGGTTATGCGGTTAGCCGTGAGGATTTGCCAGAACACTTGATCATTACCCACGAAGAAATTAATGACAAGTCAGTTGAAGGTGTGCGTCACAGATACCAACCAGGTTTTTCTGTACAATTTCACCCAGACGCAGCTCCTGGGCCACACGACGCTAGCTATCTCTTTGACGAGTTTATCGAGATGATGGAAGCTTTTAAACCAGCCAACTAAGAACGAGTAAGACTCGTCGGAGAATTTATGGAATTGAACACGGACGGAAAGCTCGGAATTTAGAGAAACCAAGGAAGGATTGCTATCCTTGGTTTCCTAAAATTCAGTCGCTTTCTTATCGTCCTTTGTATCTTATTTAATGTCGCCCTGTGAGGCAACGAATAGAAAGGCAGGTCGTTTCTTTTAGTCGCTATCAGGCGAACTAAAAACTCCCTGCACTAGATTTTTTATCGAAAATGATCGTTTCTCTAAAAAATCGTCGGAGAATTTATTTAATGGCAACCTGAGAGTTGCCGAATAGAAAGGAGAAGGGTGGTCCGTATTTGCTGAACTGAATACGGGCTACGGACGGTGCTAAAAAGATAGTTATTCCTAGAACTGGTAGTTCTTCGTCATAACTCCTATTTTAGCTTTGTCCGCTTGACGCCCTTAATATCTTATAAATGCCTAAACGTACTGATATTCAAAAAATTATGGTGATTGGTTCTGGTCCGATTATTATTGGTCAGGCTGCTGAGTTTGACTACGCTGGGACCCAGGCCTGCTTGTCTTTGAAAGAGGAAGGTTATGAAGTTGTCTTGGTGAATTCAAATCCTGCAACCATCATGACGGACAAGGAGATTGCGGACAAGGTCTACATCGAACCGATTACACTCGAGTTTGTGACACGTATTCTCCGTAAGGAACGTCCAGATGCTTTGCTTCCAACTCTTGGTGGTCAAACAGGGCTCAATATGGCCATGGAATTGTCTAAAAATGGCATCCTAGATGAGCTTGGAGTAGAGCTTCTAGGTACTAAATTGTCTGCCATTGACCAAGCAGAGGACCGTGACCTCTTTAAGCAATTGATGGAAGAGCTTGAGCAGCCAATCCCTGAATCTGAAATTGTCAACACAGTGGAAGAAGCTGTTTCCTTTGCAGCATCAATCGGCTACCCTGTTATCGTTCGTCCAGCTTTCACACTTGGTGGTACTGGTGGTGGTATGTGTGCCAACGAGGAAGAATTGCGTGAAATCGCTGAAAATGGGTTGAAACTGTCACCTGTTACCCAATGTTTGATTGAACGTTCAATCGCAGGTTTCAAGGAAATCGAGTACGAAGTGATGCGCGACTCAGCTGACAATGCCCTCGTTGTTTGTAACATGGAAAACTTTGACCCAGTTGGGATTCACACAGGGGATTCTATCGTATTTGCTCCTGCACAAACCATGTCAGACTATGAAAACCAAATGCTCCGTGACGCGAGCTTGAGCATTATTCGTGCCCTCAAGATTGAAGGCGGCTGTAACGTTCAGCTGGCTCTTGATCCGCACAGCTTTAAGTACTATGTTATCGAAGTAAACCCTCGTGTATCGCGTTCGTCAGCTCTTGCTTCTAAGGCGACGGGTTATCCGATTGCCAAATTGGCTGCCAAGATTGCAGTTGGTTTAACCCTGGATGAGGTTATCAACCCAGTTACAGGTTCAACTTATGCCATGTTTGAGCCGGCTCTTGACTACGTCGTTGCTAAGATTCCACGTTTCCCATTTGACAAGTTTGAAAAAGGTGAGCGTCGTCTCGGAACTCAGATGAAAGCGACTGGGGAAGTCATGGCTATCGGTCGTAACATCGAGGAAT
This window of the Streptococcus sp. D7B5 genome carries:
- a CDS encoding ATP-binding cassette domain-containing protein, with translation MHYRYSRKGDNMIKINHLTITQNKDLRDLVSDLTMTIQDGEKVAIIGEEGNGKSTLLRALMGEALPDFTIKGDIQSDLQSLAYIPQKLPEILKNRTLHDYFFLDPTDLDYGILYRLAEELHFDSDRFASDQEIGSLSGGEALKIQLIHELAKPFEILFLDEPSNDLDLETVDWLKSQIQKMRQTVIFISHDEDFLSQTADTIIHLRLVKHRKEAETLVEHLDYDSYSDQRKVSFAKQSQQAANDQRAYDKTMEKHRRVKQNVETALRNTKNDVAGRLLAKKMKNVLSQEKRFEKVAQSMTQKPLEEEQIQLFFSDIQPLAASKVLIQLEKEKLSIGERILSQELQLTVRGQDKIGIIGPNGAGKSTLLAKLQQLLSAKREISLGFMPQDYHKKLQLDLSPVTYLSQTGQKEELQKIQSHLASLNFSYLEMQHQIRSLSGGQQGKLLLLDLVLRKPNFLLLDEPTRNFSPTSQPEIRKLFASYPGGLITVSHDRRFLKEVCTSIYRLTENGLEVVALQDL
- a CDS encoding DUF177 domain-containing protein — encoded protein: MKLNIQEIRKQPEGLHFEQALDLAADLRKRNQEILDVKDILAVGKVQYEDRMYFLDYQLSYTIVLASSRSMEPVELAESYPVTEVFMEGATNQLDQEVLDDDLVLSIENGEINLAESVADNILLNIPIKVLTAEEEAGQGFVSGNDWQIMSEDEYQAQQAVKKEENSPFAGLQGLFDGDE
- the nth gene encoding endonuclease III, with translation MVLSKKRARHVIEEIIALFPDAKPSLDFTNHFELLVAVMLSAQTTDAAVNKATPGLFAAFPTPQAMSVATESEIASHISRLGLYRNKAKFLKKCAQQLLDDFDGQVPQTREELESLAGVGRKTANVVMSVGFGIPAFAVDTHVERICKHHDIVKKSATPLEVEKRVMDVLPPEEWLAAHQAMIYFGRAICHPKNPECDHYPQLYDFSNV
- the pyrR gene encoding bifunctional pyr operon transcriptional regulator/uracil phosphoribosyltransferase PyrR, with the protein product MKTKEVVDELTVKRAITRITYEIIERNKDLNKIILAGIKTRGVFIAHRIKERLEQLENITVPVVELDTKPFRDDVKSGEDTSLISVDVTDREVILVDDVLYTGRTIRAAIDNIVGHGRPARVSLAVLVDRGHRELPIRPDYVGKNIPTSRSEEIIVEMTELDGQDRVLITEEA
- a CDS encoding aspartate carbamoyltransferase catalytic subunit → MSENQQALNHVVSMEDLTVDQVMKLIKRGIEFKNGAQLPYENKPIVSNLFFEDSTRTHKSFEVAEIKLGLERLDFDVKTSSVNKGETLYDTILTLSALGVDVCVIRHPEVDYYRELIASPTITTSIINGGDGSGQHPSQSLLDLMTIYEEFGHFEGLKVAIAGDLDHSRVAKSNMQILKRLGAELYFAGPEEWRSQEFADYGQFVSIDEIIDQVDVMMFLRVQHERHESGVVFSKEGYHAQHGLTQERYDRLKEKAILMHPAPVNRDVEIADHLVEAPKSRIVQQMTNGVFVRMAILESVLAYRKAK
- a CDS encoding carbamoyl phosphate synthase small subunit, which produces MTKRLLVLEDGTVFEGKAFGADIDVTGEIVFNTGMTGYQESITDQSYNGQILTFTYPLVGNYGINRDDYESISPTCKGVVVFEEARRASNWRNQMTLDEFLKAKKIPGISGIDTRALTKIIRKHGTMRATLTHVGDTMDHIADQLQATVLPTDNIKQVSTKTAYPAPGVGLSVVLVDFGLKHSILRELSKRNCNVTVVPYTTTAEEILHLNPDGVMLSNGPGNPEDVPQALDMIRGVQGKIPIFGICMGHQLFAMANGAKTYKMKFGHRGFNHAVREIATGRVDFTSQNHGYAVSREDLPEHLIITHEEINDKSVEGVRHRYQPGFSVQFHPDAAPGPHDASYLFDEFIEMMEAFKPAN